In the Arthrobacter sp. CDRTa11 genome, TCCGCGGCTCCCACGGGACGCTGACGCCGGCGGCTGAAAGAACCTTCTTGTTGTACCAGATGGCACGGGTATCGGTGCCGACCGGGACTGCGTACGTGCCGCCGTCGTCGCCCAGTCCGGCGGCCTTCGCGCCGTCGTCGAAACTGTCCCAGTCCTTCCATTCCTGCAGGTGGCTGTCCAGCTTCAGCAAGTAACCGGCGTCGACGTCGGAGCGGACCTTGAACGTGTCTTCGTAGAACACGTCAGGGGCCGTGGAAGGGGAACGCAGGGCAAGGGCAAGTTTGGTGCCATAGTCAGCGTCATCGGCCTGGATGGGCTCCAGCTCAACCGTGACGCCCTGGTGGGCGGCCTCAAACTCTGCCTTGGCCGCTTTGAACATATCGTCCAGGGCGGTGAAGGAATTGGTTTTTTGGTAGACCACCTTCAGGGTCTTCGTCTCGGCTTCGGGAGAAGCAGGGGAACAGGCAGCCAAGGCAAAGGCTGCGGACGCGATGAGGGAGGTAATTTTCAGTGCCCGGCGACGCATGGTGCTCCATTCAGTCAATGGCGGCAGTCCCCGTTGTCTGCGGGCCCCCAGCCGCGGCGATATCCACATGCTAGAGTGGCCCCCCGCAACAGGCAAGACGCCACGGTTTGTGAAGTCGGTTCAGCTTTCGAGAAGGAGGCGCTGGGCCCGGGGAGCCAGCATATGTTCCAGGACCAGGCACGCCGCACCGATGGCGCCCACATCCTCACCTACCCCGGTACCAACCACTTCGATGGTGTGGATCTTGCGCGCTGCACTGTTTGCGTCCAGCAGGCCGGGCACCTTCTCCAGGTAGCGCTGGGACATCCTGGTCCAGAAAGGTCCGCCGAACACCACCCGTTCCACGTCCAGGGTGTTGGTGACCACCGCTACGGCGCGGGCCACCAGGGTGGCGGATTTGTCGATGATGCCCAGGGCCCGGGTGTCGCCGGCATCGGCGAGGTCGCACAGCCGGGAAAAACTCTCCTGCACCTCGGCACCCGTGGTGGCCGGCCGGGTACCCTCGAGGATTCCGGCTGCTTCTGCCTGGGCCACCAGCACCTGCGGGATGCATGATGATTTCACGCAGCCGCGCAGACCGCAGTCGCATGAGGGACCGTCCGGGTCCACGATGATGTGCCCGATCTCGCCGGCGTTACCTGACGTTCCGCGGACCACTTCGTCGTTAAGCACGATGCCGCAGCCGATGCCGGTCCCCATGTACATAAAAATGAAACTGCCGGCGCCGCTGGGGCCGCCCGCCCACGTTTCGGCGACGGCGGCGCTGGTGACGTCCTTGTCCACCAGCACGGAGTAACCGGTGGCCTCAGCCAGGGCGTTGCGCAGTTCCACCCGGTCCCAGCCGGGCAGGAGCGGCGGCTCCACCACTGTTCCGTTATCCAGGTCTATGGGGCCGGGAGCCGCCAGCCCCAGGCCGGCGATCTTGGCGGTGTCCACTCCGGAGTCTGCCACGAGCTGCACGATTTCCGCGGCAATGGTGGAGATCACGGCGGCCGGATCGTTGCCCCCGGGAGTCTTGATCCTGGAGTGCTGAACCACCGCGCCTACCAGGTCCAGCACCACAAAGGTTGTCACGGCGGGGTCCAGGTGGACGCCGATGGCGTACATGCCGGACGGGTTGAGGCGGAGGATGGTGCGCGGCTTTCCCGGACCGCTGCCTTCCTTGCCTGCTTCAATGATCAGGTGCTGGTCCAGCAGGCGTCGGGAGATGTTGGAAATCGTCTGGGGTGAAAGGCCCACGATCTGGGCGAGCTCCACCCGGCTGAGCCCGCCGGAAGACCGGCGGATGGCGTCCAGGATGACGGTGAGGTTGAAGTCCCCCATCCTGGGCAGGTTGGTTCCGCGCCTTGGCGAGGGCTGGCGGATCTCGGACACGGTGTCCCCTAAACGTCTTCGGCCAAAAATGAATGATGTCTGAATCGTACGTTACCCCTTGACGGGCGCCCAGATGCGGAATTGGGGTACGGCGCGCAGCCGAAAGGGCAGGCTGGGCCGCAGGCCGTCACCGTGCCTATCCCAACGGCAGCTTCCGGCTGGCCGCCACCGTGAACTTGGGGTTCTGACCCTTGACGGTGGTAGGGCCAACCAGGCGGTCCAGCGCCGGCAGGTAGTGCAGGTGACGGTTGAACACCGTCCAGAGCTCACCGCCGGGGGCCAGAACCCGTCCGGCCGCCTCGAACAGCTTGATTCCGGCGCCGGCATGGACGCTTGACCCCAGGTGGAACGGCGGGTTCAGCAGGATCAGGTCAGCACTTCCGTCCGGCATGGTGCTCATGGCATCATCCTGCAGGACACTGATCCTCTGGCCGAGTCCGTTGGCCCGGGCAGTGGCCCGGGCGGAGGCGACGGCCGCCGCCGACTGGTCAGTTGCCGTCACCGTCGAATCAGGGTATTCCCGGGCATACATGGCAGCCAGGATGCCGGTGCCGCAGCCCAGGTCGACGGCGTTCCGGGCGGCAGGCATCTTCGGCAGGAATGTGAGGAGGAACCTCGTGCCGATGTCCAGCCGCGGTCCGGCGAACACGGCTCCGTGCGCGGCAACGTCCAGTCCCAGCTCCGGCAGGTGTTCCACCGGGGGAAGAGGAACCGGCCCCGAGGGCGGCTGTGGGCCACGGGCCAGGATGACACGGGACTTCTGCCGGGCAAGCTGCGGCTGGACCGTGCCAAAATGCCGTTCCAGAACCGCGTTCATGCCCAGCGACATGTGCTTGACGCGGCCGCCGGCCAGCAGCACGGTGTCCGGTGCTGCGTAACGCGCCACGGCATCGGCAATCTCTTCAAGCTCCGCAAGGCTTCTGGGCAGCTGCAGGAGGACAATGCCGGCGCCGGACAGCAGCTCCTCGCCAAGCGGCAACTGGACAAACCCGGCTCCGGCTCCCCCGGCGTCGGAGCCCAGGCCCAGTGCCAGGGCATTGTTTCGCAGCGCACGCTCCCCCGTGATGAGGTCCTGGTGCACCCTGACAGTTCGGATGCCCAGGACCGACAGGCAGCCGAGGGCGAGTGCGCCGTAGCGGTCACCGATGACGGCGACTTTACTGTCGGCGTCGGCCAGCTCTGCAGCGGCTTCCAGGAGGAGCCTGTCTGTGGCGTCCCATGCCTGGAGGTTGGGCGCTTCCACGTCCGGGTGCCGCCGAAGTGCTCCGAAGACATCCTCGAGACTGTTCCGTGCCACGTGCTGGGTGCCGCCTGTTCTATCGGTGGGAAGTTCCTGGCTCATGCGGTCAAGCCAAAATCTTGGGGTCAGGCAAATCTACCGCCTCCGCCTGCGGCCGCAGGCCGGGAAGCTTCAGGAGGGCCGCCACTGCTGCCCTGCCGGCCCTGTTTGCACCGATGGTGGACGACGACGGCCCATAGCCCACAAGGTGAACCCGCGGCTCGGCGGCCACCTGGGTTCCGTCCATGGCAATGCCGCCTCCCGGTCCGCGAAGGTGGAGAGGGGCCAGGTGTTCAAGCTCGGCGCGGAAGCCCGTCGCCCACAGGATCACGTCCGCTTTGACCAGGCCTCCGTCCGCAAGCCGGACGCCGTCGGGCTCAATGGCCGTGAACATGGGACGTCGGTCCAGTGCCCCCCGTTGTGCTGCCGCCCGCAGGGCGGGCGTCCAGATCAGCCCGGTGACGGCCACGACGCTTTGCGGCGGCAGCCCCTGGCGAACACGTTCCTCCACCAGCGCGACGGCGTTGTGCCCGGCCTGGGCATCGAATTCTGCATCCCGCCATTCCGGCTCGCGCCGGGTAAACCAGCTGGTGCTGGTGACCTGGGAGATCTCGTCCAGCAGGCCGACGGCGGAAATCCCGCCGCCCACCACAATCACGTGCTGCCCCCGGAACTCGTTGGCCGAGACATAGTCAGCCACATGGAGCTGCCTGCCGCGGAACGTGAACTGGCCGGGATAGATGGGCCAGAAGGGCCTGGTCCAAGTTCCTGTGGCGTTGATGATTGCCTTGGCCGACCAGTCACCGGCATTGGTGCTGATTCGGAGCCTGCCGGCCGGATCCGCATCCTCCCTGGCGACGGCGGCCACTTTGACGGGCCGCCGGACGGCCAGCCCGAGTTCCTGTTCGTAGGCGTCAAAGTAGCGGGTCAGGAATTCCGAGCTGGGTTCCGCCGGATCCACGGCGGGTTTGCCGATGCCGGGGAGGTCGCTGATGCCGTTGACGGTGGCCATCCGCAGGCTCTTCCAGCGGTGCCGCCAGGCACCCCCCGGGCCCGCTTCGGCGTCGAGCACTGTGTACTCCAGCCCCCGGCGCTGGAGGTGATAGGCGGCAGAAAGCCCGGCCTGGCCCG is a window encoding:
- a CDS encoding ROK family transcriptional regulator, whose protein sequence is MGDFNLTVILDAIRRSSGGLSRVELAQIVGLSPQTISNISRRLLDQHLIIEAGKEGSGPGKPRTILRLNPSGMYAIGVHLDPAVTTFVVLDLVGAVVQHSRIKTPGGNDPAAVISTIAAEIVQLVADSGVDTAKIAGLGLAAPGPIDLDNGTVVEPPLLPGWDRVELRNALAEATGYSVLVDKDVTSAAVAETWAGGPSGAGSFIFMYMGTGIGCGIVLNDEVVRGTSGNAGEIGHIIVDPDGPSCDCGLRGCVKSSCIPQVLVAQAEAAGILEGTRPATTGAEVQESFSRLCDLADAGDTRALGIIDKSATLVARAVAVVTNTLDVERVVFGGPFWTRMSQRYLEKVPGLLDANSAARKIHTIEVVGTGVGEDVGAIGAACLVLEHMLAPRAQRLLLES
- a CDS encoding class I SAM-dependent methyltransferase encodes the protein MSQELPTDRTGGTQHVARNSLEDVFGALRRHPDVEAPNLQAWDATDRLLLEAAAELADADSKVAVIGDRYGALALGCLSVLGIRTVRVHQDLITGERALRNNALALGLGSDAGGAGAGFVQLPLGEELLSGAGIVLLQLPRSLAELEEIADAVARYAAPDTVLLAGGRVKHMSLGMNAVLERHFGTVQPQLARQKSRVILARGPQPPSGPVPLPPVEHLPELGLDVAAHGAVFAGPRLDIGTRFLLTFLPKMPAARNAVDLGCGTGILAAMYAREYPDSTVTATDQSAAAVASARATARANGLGQRISVLQDDAMSTMPDGSADLILLNPPFHLGSSVHAGAGIKLFEAAGRVLAPGGELWTVFNRHLHYLPALDRLVGPTTVKGQNPKFTVAASRKLPLG
- a CDS encoding FAD-dependent oxidoreductase: METSFTDVVVIGAGQAGLSAAYHLQRRGLEYTVLDAEAGPGGAWRHRWKSLRMATVNGISDLPGIGKPAVDPAEPSSEFLTRYFDAYEQELGLAVRRPVKVAAVAREDADPAGRLRISTNAGDWSAKAIINATGTWTRPFWPIYPGQFTFRGRQLHVADYVSANEFRGQHVIVVGGGISAVGLLDEISQVTSTSWFTRREPEWRDAEFDAQAGHNAVALVEERVRQGLPPQSVVAVTGLIWTPALRAAAQRGALDRRPMFTAIEPDGVRLADGGLVKADVILWATGFRAELEHLAPLHLRGPGGGIAMDGTQVAAEPRVHLVGYGPSSSTIGANRAGRAAVAALLKLPGLRPQAEAVDLPDPKILA